One window from the genome of Sandaracinaceae bacterium encodes:
- a CDS encoding gliding motility protein encodes MAQVNPLTRELLVKLVYYGPGLGGKTTSLQRIHQASPAETRGQIVSLATPVDRTLYFDFLPLRAASVRGHHVRLQLFTVPGQVYFNATRKLVLTGADGVVFVADSQRERHDANLESLENLMANLETHGRGLGEIPLVLQYNKRDLPHVMDIEELDESLNPHGAPAFPTCAADGEGVLQALDALVQAVMDDLEGRQLLGAEPKPRVEPEFHRVEEALEHEIGRASAEVWRADEERGYPTDPPPRSFQTYDTSERYDFEDLDDSVAVVPDAAPVIPLGALRPMADPLELGSVGTAGGGATRIDGAAEEPGAYGAGEDRVSRVTYTRDAKTVAPPRLVSEPPSRPALTTTPLPVGGPSWAPLFDGEAAGVRLVELDLSEGRIAEALARLDGLVQRTLRDVAERLELPDQGRHGVLVASLLGISPSRWVRFRDVCSRARAGQTLEGREALSALALLVELRERQVELASG; translated from the coding sequence TTGGCGCAGGTCAACCCGCTCACCCGCGAGCTGCTGGTCAAGCTCGTCTACTACGGGCCCGGGCTCGGTGGGAAGACCACATCGCTCCAGCGCATCCACCAGGCGTCACCGGCTGAGACGCGAGGTCAGATCGTGTCTCTCGCCACGCCCGTGGATCGCACGCTGTACTTCGACTTCTTGCCGCTGCGAGCCGCCAGCGTCCGGGGGCATCACGTCCGGCTCCAGCTCTTCACCGTCCCCGGTCAGGTGTACTTCAACGCGACCCGCAAGCTCGTGCTGACAGGAGCGGATGGCGTTGTGTTCGTGGCGGACTCGCAGCGAGAGCGCCACGACGCCAACCTCGAGAGCCTCGAGAACCTGATGGCCAATCTCGAGACGCATGGCCGCGGCCTCGGCGAGATCCCCCTCGTGTTGCAGTACAACAAACGGGACCTACCGCACGTGATGGACATCGAGGAGCTCGACGAATCGCTCAACCCTCATGGGGCGCCCGCGTTTCCGACGTGTGCAGCAGACGGCGAGGGCGTGCTGCAGGCGCTCGACGCTCTGGTGCAGGCCGTGATGGACGACCTGGAGGGGCGCCAGCTGCTCGGCGCCGAACCGAAGCCGCGCGTCGAGCCAGAGTTCCACCGGGTCGAAGAGGCGCTCGAGCACGAGATTGGACGCGCGAGCGCAGAGGTGTGGCGTGCGGACGAGGAGCGCGGGTATCCCACCGACCCGCCGCCGCGTTCGTTCCAGACGTACGACACGAGCGAGCGCTACGACTTCGAAGACCTTGACGACTCCGTCGCTGTGGTGCCGGACGCCGCACCCGTCATCCCTCTCGGCGCGCTGCGGCCCATGGCCGACCCGCTGGAACTGGGTAGCGTGGGGACGGCGGGTGGCGGGGCGACCCGGATCGATGGCGCCGCGGAGGAACCCGGAGCGTATGGGGCGGGCGAGGATCGCGTCAGCCGCGTGACGTACACCCGAGACGCCAAGACGGTCGCCCCCCCACGCCTTGTGTCGGAACCCCCGAGCAGGCCAGCGCTCACCACCACGCCGCTCCCCGTTGGCGGACCGAGCTGGGCGCCGCTCTTCGACGGGGAGGCCGCTGGGGTCCGGCTGGTCGAGCTCGATCTGTCCGAGGGGCGCATCGCCGAGGCGCTGGCTCGGCTGGACGGACTCGTGCAGCGGACGCTCCGTGATGTCGCCGAGCGGCTCGAGCTACCGGACCAGGGGCGACACGGTGTGCTCGTGGCGTCCTTGCTCGGCATCTCGCCCAGCCGTTGGGTCCGCTTTCGCGACGTCTGCAGTCGGGCGCGAGCGGGGCAGACGCTCGAGGGCCGCGAGGCGCTATCGGCGCTGGCGCTCTTGGTCGAGCTCCGCGAGCGTCAGGTGGAGCTGGCGAGCGGCTGA
- a CDS encoding stage II sporulation protein M, producing the protein MEGFDVNRFITQRTPGWRSLEALVLDMERRPGTQSLDDVRRFAKLYRTASSDLLLARTERVDAALVDYLNALVARAYAVVYATNDRRDRRLWQFFARAFPILFRREWKVIAVSAALLFAGAVVGAVGIALDPGSRAVLIPEQHQAFSPDERVGRDEGHVAGAGEASVFSAFLFTHNIKVTFFVFALGVTFGVGSALVLFYNGLPLGALAMQYHMAGQGLFFWAWILPHGIPELTQIFIAGGAGLMLGRGMLVPGRRRRGQALRAEAQQAVLLVVGGMPILVLAGVIEGTISQIHAPTLPYWAKLTFAGVVGVGLYAYLLAAGRREGSKTRS; encoded by the coding sequence ATGGAGGGTTTCGACGTCAACCGCTTCATCACACAGCGGACCCCGGGGTGGCGCAGCCTCGAGGCGCTCGTGCTGGACATGGAGCGCCGCCCTGGCACGCAGTCGCTGGACGACGTGCGACGCTTCGCCAAGCTCTACCGTACCGCGTCGAGCGACCTGCTACTCGCACGCACGGAGCGCGTGGACGCCGCACTCGTGGACTATCTCAACGCGCTCGTCGCGCGCGCCTACGCCGTCGTCTACGCCACGAACGATCGGCGCGACCGGCGCCTGTGGCAATTCTTCGCGCGCGCGTTCCCCATCCTGTTTCGCAGGGAGTGGAAGGTCATCGCCGTGTCAGCGGCCCTGCTCTTCGCGGGCGCCGTGGTCGGAGCGGTGGGCATCGCGCTCGACCCCGGGTCGCGGGCCGTGCTCATCCCGGAGCAGCACCAGGCCTTCTCGCCCGACGAGCGAGTCGGCCGTGACGAGGGACACGTGGCGGGAGCGGGGGAGGCGTCCGTGTTCTCGGCGTTCCTGTTCACCCACAACATCAAGGTCACCTTCTTCGTGTTCGCGTTGGGCGTCACGTTCGGGGTGGGCTCGGCCCTGGTGCTGTTCTACAACGGACTCCCGCTGGGGGCGTTGGCCATGCAGTACCACATGGCGGGCCAGGGGCTGTTTTTCTGGGCATGGATCCTCCCACACGGGATCCCCGAGCTGACCCAGATCTTCATCGCCGGAGGCGCAGGGCTCATGCTGGGACGAGGCATGCTGGTCCCAGGGCGGCGGCGCCGTGGCCAAGCGCTACGCGCGGAAGCCCAGCAGGCCGTCCTGTTGGTAGTCGGCGGCATGCCCATCTTGGTCCTCGCGGGCGTCATCGAAGGCACGATCAGTCAGATCCACGCCCCCACGCTCCCCTACTGGGCCAAGCTCACGTTCGCAGGGGTGGTCGGCGTCGGGCTCTATGCGTACCTGCTCGCCGCAGGTCGCCGAGAGGGTTCGAAGACGCGCTCCTGA
- a CDS encoding RDD family protein codes for MRELRDIHETVSVTTPENVTFQFELAGPSTRAAAWLVDLVAMSVLLSVVGIAVSFGGPALGAVAGVIMLVTSFVVLWWYGALLEWWLRGQTLGKRLFGLRVLQLSGLRITFPQAVIRNLVRMVDLLPVAYLVGGAAMVLDRHGRRLGDLAAGTIVVRERTLPAPATVVPPALRYNTFMDDPNVRHAVRRVTAPERDAMVALGMRRDTLPLHVRHDLFEQLATHLEVRLGLPRPPQLSAERYVLNIAALVLSGAGA; via the coding sequence ATGCGGGAGCTGCGCGACATCCACGAGACCGTCTCGGTCACCACGCCCGAGAACGTCACGTTCCAGTTCGAGCTGGCGGGCCCCAGCACCCGCGCGGCGGCGTGGCTCGTCGATCTGGTGGCGATGTCGGTGCTCCTCTCCGTCGTCGGCATCGCCGTGTCGTTCGGCGGACCGGCGCTGGGTGCGGTCGCGGGCGTCATCATGCTCGTCACTTCGTTTGTGGTGCTGTGGTGGTACGGCGCCCTGCTCGAGTGGTGGTTGCGAGGCCAGACCCTTGGGAAGCGGCTCTTCGGGCTGCGCGTCCTGCAGCTGAGCGGCCTCCGGATCACCTTTCCACAGGCGGTCATCCGAAACCTCGTGCGCATGGTGGACTTGCTCCCCGTCGCCTACTTGGTCGGGGGCGCGGCCATGGTGCTCGACCGCCATGGTCGACGGCTGGGGGACCTCGCCGCCGGAACGATCGTCGTCCGAGAGCGTACCCTGCCAGCGCCCGCGACGGTCGTGCCCCCGGCGCTGCGGTACAACACGTTCATGGACGACCCGAACGTGCGACACGCGGTGCGGCGCGTGACGGCACCGGAGCGTGACGCCATGGTCGCCCTCGGGATGCGCCGCGACACGCTGCCGCTGCACGTGCGCCACGACCTGTTCGAGCAGCTGGCGACCCACCTCGAGGTGCGGCTCGGCCTGCCTCGCCCGCCGCAGCTCTCCGCCGAGCGCTACGTGCTCAACATCGCCGCCCTCGTGCTCTCGGGGGCCGGCGCCTGA
- a CDS encoding protein kinase encodes MASPCPRCEYQNVDDAKFCHQCGAMLEQEAVEGVDPLVGRILLGRYRITKLLGEGGMGKVYLAEQKMGTATRSVAIKTLHSELNSDPQLVARFHRECETVIDLHHPNTVQFYDFGELEDKTLFIVMEYIQGEDLAHTLQRGAIEPDRADRLLIQICGSLFEAHNMGVVHRDLKPENVLLTQRGGQTDFVKVLDFGIAKRNEAEDESQAKLTKQGMVLGTPPYMSPEQFSGQSLDARSDIYSLGVMTYEILTGHLPFEARTPWEWATKHLTAPPTPIETYPGGASLPPRKKAAIMRALAKNRDDRHATVMEFLNDFTGIQDAQAAWTMATSAGIAAGTSASNPPMNTAPQMPVSRPSVGTPQPMHSQPGNQPLYPSQPGTHASSGPGSIGYDPTQTGGLYQTGPQPAQGGGMGRWLAIAAALVVFVGGAGAVILVWVLSQTSDPTAVAQPQPVAPPPGAQVAVPTATPQPPAVPPQPPTQVQSPTPTATPPAEVPTATPPPTTVEATPTPEPAEEPEEPETTSGRSSGRSSSSGSSGGDRAAGQAALASARAAVGQNDVERAISALRTAQRALGSSDSDVASVRSQLAQRGGTKVGILIQMGRCDQARALYRQLRGVNAAGSARQHFGDWCRP; translated from the coding sequence ATGGCGAGCCCCTGTCCGAGGTGTGAGTACCAAAACGTCGATGACGCCAAATTCTGTCATCAGTGCGGCGCGATGCTGGAGCAGGAGGCCGTCGAGGGGGTGGACCCGCTGGTCGGACGCATCCTCTTGGGCCGCTATCGCATCACGAAGCTGCTCGGCGAGGGCGGCATGGGCAAGGTCTACTTGGCCGAGCAGAAGATGGGCACCGCCACGCGGTCGGTCGCCATCAAGACGCTGCACTCCGAGCTGAACAGCGATCCGCAGCTCGTGGCCCGCTTCCATCGTGAGTGCGAGACCGTGATCGACCTGCACCACCCCAACACGGTGCAGTTCTACGACTTCGGCGAGCTCGAGGACAAGACCCTCTTCATCGTCATGGAGTACATCCAGGGCGAGGACCTGGCGCACACGCTCCAGCGGGGGGCGATCGAGCCCGACCGTGCGGACCGCCTGCTGATCCAGATCTGCGGGTCGCTCTTCGAGGCGCACAACATGGGCGTCGTGCACCGCGACCTCAAGCCGGAGAACGTGCTCCTCACGCAGCGTGGGGGTCAGACCGACTTCGTCAAGGTGCTGGACTTCGGCATCGCGAAGCGCAACGAGGCCGAGGACGAGTCGCAGGCCAAGCTCACGAAGCAAGGCATGGTGCTGGGTACGCCGCCCTACATGAGCCCGGAGCAGTTCAGCGGTCAGTCGCTGGATGCGCGCAGCGACATCTACTCCCTGGGCGTCATGACCTACGAGATCCTCACGGGTCATCTCCCGTTCGAGGCACGCACGCCGTGGGAGTGGGCTACCAAGCACCTGACCGCGCCCCCCACGCCGATCGAGACGTACCCTGGCGGCGCCTCGCTCCCGCCGCGCAAGAAGGCCGCCATCATGCGCGCCCTCGCGAAGAACCGAGACGACCGACACGCGACCGTGATGGAGTTCCTGAACGACTTCACGGGCATCCAGGACGCGCAGGCTGCGTGGACGATGGCCACCAGCGCCGGCATCGCGGCGGGGACGTCCGCGTCCAACCCACCGATGAACACGGCGCCGCAGATGCCAGTGTCGCGCCCCTCCGTGGGCACGCCGCAGCCCATGCACAGCCAGCCGGGCAACCAGCCGCTCTATCCGAGCCAGCCTGGCACGCACGCGAGCTCCGGGCCCGGGAGCATCGGCTACGACCCCACGCAGACGGGGGGTCTCTACCAGACGGGACCACAGCCCGCTCAGGGCGGGGGGATGGGCCGCTGGCTCGCCATCGCGGCTGCGCTGGTCGTGTTCGTCGGGGGGGCGGGCGCGGTCATCCTGGTGTGGGTGCTGTCGCAGACGTCCGACCCGACGGCGGTGGCGCAGCCGCAGCCCGTCGCGCCGCCGCCTGGTGCGCAAGTGGCCGTGCCCACCGCGACGCCGCAGCCGCCTGCTGTCCCGCCACAGCCTCCCACCCAGGTGCAGTCGCCCACGCCCACCGCCACGCCACCCGCCGAGGTGCCGACGGCGACGCCTCCACCCACCACCGTCGAGGCCACCCCCACCCCGGAACCTGCCGAGGAGCCCGAGGAGCCCGAGACCACGTCGGGGCGCAGCTCCGGCCGCAGCTCGAGTTCGGGGTCGTCCGGCGGCGACCGCGCGGCGGGGCAGGCGGCGCTCGCCTCTGCGCGCGCCGCCGTGGGGCAGAACGACGTAGAGCGCGCGATCTCCGCTCTGCGGACTGCTCAGCGTGCGCTCGGAAGCAGCGACAGCGACGTCGCGTCCGTGCGGAGCCAGCTCGCCCAGCGCGGCGGAACGAAGGTCGGCATCTTGATTCAGATGGGTCGCTGCGATCAGGCGCGGGCGCTCTACCGTCAGCTGCGTGGCGTCAACGCGGCGGGCAGCGCCCGCCAGCACTTCGGCGATTGGTGCCGCCCCTGA
- a CDS encoding DUF2752 domain-containing protein yields MTQQPDRAPSYSPTPADRSHSSSVKSAWTIATIGVGVVLIVLIGPFPTCFFKVAFGAPCPGCGLTRATLAMLSLDFAGVYRFHPLAPVVSPVLGWVLLRPLLVRVGIVSPDWLVPRGRLFTALLVGLVIALWVVYAVRLTGGLGGHPDPVTFHDGWVTRWWF; encoded by the coding sequence ATGACGCAGCAACCCGACCGGGCTCCAAGCTATTCCCCCACGCCAGCGGACCGCTCGCACAGCTCCAGTGTCAAGAGCGCGTGGACGATCGCCACGATCGGGGTGGGCGTCGTCCTGATCGTCCTGATTGGGCCGTTCCCCACATGTTTCTTCAAGGTGGCGTTCGGGGCACCCTGTCCAGGGTGCGGACTCACACGGGCGACGTTGGCGATGCTCTCCCTCGACTTCGCTGGGGTGTATCGCTTCCACCCGCTTGCGCCCGTGGTGAGTCCCGTCCTCGGGTGGGTCCTGCTGCGACCTCTCTTGGTGCGGGTCGGGATCGTCTCTCCGGACTGGCTCGTGCCTCGAGGGCGACTGTTCACGGCGCTCCTCGTCGGGCTGGTGATCGCGCTCTGGGTGGTATACGCCGTACGCTTGACGGGCGGCCTGGGGGGCCATCCGGACCCGGTGACGTTCCATGACGGCTGGGTCACTCGGTGGTGGTTCTAG
- a CDS encoding citrate synthase → MADRSEFSPGLAGVPAARSKVGYIDGSVGKLQYRGYPIEVLAERCTYEEVAFLLVNGHLPTQAELDKFSAELASERRLKFRIIDVLKTLPESGHPMDALTAAVAALGMFYPGDHVVDPEFRRLSVIRLIAKLPTVVAAWHRIRRGDDPIKPRMDLGHAANFLYMLEGEEPEELPARVMDVALILHAEHSMNASTFTARVVGSTLTDPYAVVASAVGALAGRLHGGANERVLEVLRAIPDTTPTGVRNYAEDRLARKDKIMGFGHREYSVKDPRATILQGLATRLFAEYGNTPVYAVAVELEKQMEELVGRKGIYPNVDFYSGIVYEKLGIPVDLFTPVFAISRVAGWLAHLLEQLEDNRIYRPSQVWVGDVDVPFVEIGKR, encoded by the coding sequence ATGGCGGATAGGTCCGAGTTCAGTCCAGGTCTCGCGGGAGTGCCCGCAGCACGCTCCAAGGTGGGCTACATCGATGGCTCAGTCGGCAAGCTCCAGTACCGGGGCTACCCCATCGAGGTCCTCGCCGAGCGCTGCACGTACGAAGAGGTCGCGTTCCTGCTGGTGAACGGCCACCTGCCGACCCAGGCCGAGCTCGACAAGTTCAGCGCCGAGCTTGCGAGCGAGCGTCGGCTCAAGTTCCGCATCATCGACGTGCTGAAGACCCTCCCCGAGAGCGGCCACCCGATGGACGCGTTGACGGCCGCCGTGGCTGCGCTCGGCATGTTCTACCCTGGCGACCACGTGGTGGACCCGGAGTTCCGCCGCCTGAGCGTCATCCGCCTCATCGCGAAGCTGCCCACCGTGGTGGCGGCTTGGCACCGCATCCGCCGCGGGGACGACCCCATCAAGCCGCGCATGGATTTGGGGCACGCCGCGAACTTCCTCTACATGCTCGAGGGCGAAGAGCCCGAGGAGCTTCCAGCGCGCGTCATGGACGTCGCGCTCATCCTCCACGCGGAGCACTCGATGAACGCCTCGACGTTCACGGCGCGTGTGGTGGGCTCCACGCTCACCGATCCGTACGCGGTCGTTGCCTCCGCCGTGGGCGCCCTCGCCGGTCGCCTGCACGGTGGCGCGAACGAGCGGGTGCTCGAGGTGCTGCGCGCCATCCCGGACACCACGCCCACGGGGGTGCGCAACTACGCCGAGGATCGCCTTGCCCGCAAGGACAAGATCATGGGCTTCGGGCACCGCGAGTACAGCGTGAAGGACCCGCGCGCCACCATCCTGCAGGGCCTCGCCACGCGCCTCTTCGCCGAGTACGGCAACACGCCGGTCTACGCCGTCGCCGTCGAGCTCGAGAAGCAGATGGAAGAGCTGGTCGGCCGCAAGGGCATCTACCCCAACGTCGACTTCTACAGCGGCATCGTCTACGAGAAGCTCGGCATCCCCGTGGACCTGTTCACGCCGGTGTTCGCCATCTCGCGCGTCGCGGGTTGGCTGGCGCACCTGCTCGAGCAGCTCGAGGACAACCGCATCTACCGTCCCTCGCAGGTGTGGGTGGGCGACGTGGACGTGCCGTTCGTCGAGATCGGCAAGCGCTGA
- a CDS encoding methyltransferase domain-containing protein — protein MATAHHSTAEAALAVALLGCPACAGRLSSVAGEHETTCSSCGAEYPVVAGVPLLLADPVGYVAEHRAALLAALVEFTELDPLDVATVERWARRRGAVTQRLFDDDFTRDEEAGDQTPVASFSEAFDGFLKDAAVRTPLAELLRLHGRPLGRTVEVGCGAGASSAALAARSDGLVITDRSFRAVLLARDHARRDPHVVVAAVMDAEQLALRAAASETVVALHLVDVLSDPLAFLEGAHEALAPRGALLLSTPDPALGLQNGPPEILGQLAGEARFQIAGRADHVPWLRVHSARELQVFFVQVMALLRPR, from the coding sequence ATGGCGACAGCTCACCACAGTACCGCGGAGGCCGCGCTCGCGGTCGCGCTGCTCGGCTGCCCAGCCTGCGCCGGACGGCTCTCGTCCGTCGCGGGTGAGCACGAGACCACGTGCTCGTCGTGCGGTGCCGAGTACCCCGTGGTAGCAGGGGTCCCCTTGCTGCTGGCCGATCCCGTGGGCTACGTCGCCGAACACCGCGCTGCGCTCTTGGCCGCCCTGGTGGAGTTCACGGAGCTCGACCCCCTCGATGTCGCCACTGTCGAGCGCTGGGCGCGACGTCGCGGGGCCGTGACGCAGCGGCTCTTCGACGACGACTTCACGCGCGACGAGGAGGCCGGGGACCAGACGCCCGTCGCGTCCTTCAGCGAGGCGTTCGACGGGTTTCTGAAGGACGCCGCGGTCCGTACACCGCTCGCGGAGCTCCTGCGTCTGCACGGAAGACCGCTCGGGCGCACCGTCGAGGTGGGGTGTGGCGCCGGGGCCTCCAGTGCCGCGCTCGCGGCACGCTCTGACGGGTTGGTCATCACGGACCGCTCGTTCCGCGCCGTGCTGCTGGCGCGAGACCATGCGCGACGCGACCCCCACGTGGTCGTCGCTGCCGTCATGGATGCGGAGCAGCTGGCGCTCCGGGCCGCTGCGTCAGAGACAGTCGTCGCGCTCCACCTGGTGGACGTCCTGAGCGATCCTTTGGCGTTCTTGGAGGGTGCCCACGAGGCGCTGGCACCCCGCGGGGCGCTCCTCCTGAGCACACCGGACCCCGCGCTCGGGCTACAAAATGGCCCCCCGGAGATCCTCGGGCAGCTGGCCGGCGAGGCGCGCTTTCAGATCGCGGGTCGTGCGGACCACGTGCCCTGGCTGCGGGTGCACAGCGCGCGCGAGCTTCAGGTGTTCTTCGTGCAGGTGATGGCGCTGCTGCGTCCACGCTGA
- a CDS encoding 4-hydroxy-tetrahydrodipicolinate reductase has product MSLQVTMHGAAGRMGRAIIGVLDESQDAALRAAVEHAQAKCLGTDAHVLAGRAARGVVVGSDLAAALEGSHVVIDFSLPVATESVVAACRAARVPLVLGTTGLGPEQKAAVQALARELPVVFAPNYSQGVTALFHLAKRATELLGPAFQAEITEIHHRHKVDAPSGTAVRLAEVVAQAKGVELAEAGVYGREGQVGARTLDELGVFALRGGDVVGEHTLFLFGEGERIEITHRATDRTIFARGAVRAATWVVGKPPGLYDMFDVMGVAR; this is encoded by the coding sequence ATGAGCCTCCAGGTCACGATGCACGGCGCCGCAGGGCGCATGGGGCGCGCCATCATTGGTGTGCTGGACGAGTCCCAGGACGCGGCGCTGCGTGCTGCCGTGGAGCACGCGCAGGCGAAGTGCCTCGGCACGGATGCCCACGTACTGGCGGGGCGCGCCGCGCGTGGTGTCGTGGTCGGGAGTGACCTCGCGGCAGCGCTCGAGGGTTCCCACGTCGTGATCGACTTCAGCCTACCGGTCGCGACGGAGAGCGTCGTGGCGGCGTGTCGCGCTGCGCGTGTGCCGCTGGTGCTCGGCACGACTGGCCTCGGTCCCGAGCAGAAGGCCGCCGTGCAAGCCCTCGCGCGCGAGCTGCCGGTCGTGTTCGCCCCCAACTACAGTCAGGGCGTGACCGCGCTCTTTCACCTCGCGAAGCGTGCGACCGAGCTGCTCGGCCCAGCGTTTCAGGCGGAGATCACCGAGATTCATCATCGCCACAAGGTGGACGCGCCGTCGGGCACCGCTGTCCGACTGGCAGAAGTCGTGGCGCAAGCCAAGGGGGTCGAGCTCGCCGAGGCGGGCGTCTACGGACGGGAAGGGCAGGTCGGGGCCCGCACGCTGGACGAGCTTGGGGTTTTCGCGCTGCGCGGCGGGGACGTCGTGGGGGAGCACACGCTGTTCTTGTTCGGCGAAGGAGAGCGCATCGAGATCACCCACCGCGCGACCGACCGCACCATCTTCGCGCGCGGCGCGGTTCGAGCTGCGACCTGGGTCGTAGGCAAGCCACCCGGGCTCTACGACATGTTCGACGTGATGGGTGTCGCGCGCTGA